In one Kiritimatiellia bacterium genomic region, the following are encoded:
- the dtd gene encoding D-tyrosyl-tRNA(Tyr) deacylase has protein sequence MKLVIQRVRQARVTVAGETVGQIGPGAVIFVGASRADTPEDVRYLARKTAALRVFDDAEGRLNRALAPGEGEFLVVSQFTLYGDCRHGNRPSYIEAAPPEQAAPLCEALTAELESLGCRVARGRFRETMLVELANDGPVTILMESTGRTAS, from the coding sequence ATGAAACTGGTCATCCAGCGCGTCAGGCAGGCGCGCGTCACGGTGGCCGGCGAAACCGTCGGGCAGATCGGCCCGGGCGCGGTCATCTTCGTCGGCGCGTCCCGCGCGGACACGCCGGAGGATGTCCGCTACCTTGCCCGTAAGACCGCCGCGCTACGCGTGTTCGACGACGCGGAAGGCCGCCTGAACCGGGCCCTCGCGCCGGGCGAAGGGGAGTTCCTGGTCGTCAGCCAGTTCACGCTCTACGGGGATTGCCGCCACGGCAACCGTCCCAGCTACATCGAGGCCGCCCCGCCGGAACAGGCCGCGCCGCTGTGCGAGGCCTTGACCGCCGAGCTGGAAAGCCTCGGTTGCCGGGTTGCCCGCGGCCGCTTCCGGGAAACCATGCTCGTCGAACTCGCCAACGACGGGCCGGTCACGATCCTCATGGAAAGCACCGGGCGCACGGCGTCCTGA
- the argH gene encoding argininosuccinate lyase, whose translation MARNRSTTVGAIDPEVLAYTAGDDAALDLALVESDALGTAAHVTMLSRMPLDPPVITAAEGRKVIRALAGIVGKARAGGLRIRLADQDVHLAVERLLTEKLGELGRKVHTGRSRNDQVAVDLRLYGKVRLLEVLEAAGRLAQALVEFARRHEAVPMVGRTHMQPAMPSSVGLWADAHAESLLDDAALLLAVYALNDQCPLGSAASYGVPLPIDRRLVSDLLGFARPVHNVLYANNARGKNEQVILSALAGVMGSLSRLAQDLILWSMPEFGYFTLPSGFCTGSSIMPQKRNPDVLELVRARAASVSASAALVGELVRAAPSGYNRDIQEAKGPFIQGLAVTRDSLRLLGRLVGGIEVHPEALRAAFTPDVFATDRALELVADGMPFRDAYHHVKAHLEDLERMDPDAAVSRKTHLGAPGGLDLPADLVRGREIVRFAQEERKKIEKAFTRLMGVSWRL comes from the coding sequence ATGGCCCGCAATCGCTCAACGACCGTCGGCGCGATAGACCCGGAAGTGCTGGCCTACACGGCCGGCGATGACGCGGCGCTGGACCTGGCCCTCGTCGAGTCCGATGCCCTCGGGACGGCCGCCCATGTCACCATGCTCTCCCGGATGCCGCTGGATCCGCCCGTCATCACGGCCGCGGAAGGCCGCAAGGTCATCCGGGCGCTGGCCGGCATCGTGGGCAAGGCCCGGGCGGGCGGGCTCCGCATCCGCCTCGCGGACCAGGACGTGCACCTGGCGGTGGAGCGGCTGCTCACCGAGAAGCTCGGCGAACTGGGCCGGAAAGTGCATACCGGGCGGAGCCGGAACGACCAGGTCGCGGTGGACCTCCGGCTGTACGGCAAGGTCCGCTTGCTCGAGGTGCTCGAGGCCGCCGGCCGGCTGGCGCAGGCCCTCGTCGAATTCGCGCGGCGGCACGAGGCGGTGCCGATGGTGGGGCGGACCCACATGCAGCCCGCCATGCCGTCCTCCGTCGGGTTGTGGGCGGATGCCCACGCCGAGAGCCTGCTCGACGACGCCGCGCTGCTGCTGGCCGTCTACGCGCTGAACGACCAGTGCCCGCTCGGCTCCGCGGCCAGCTACGGGGTCCCGTTGCCGATCGACCGCCGGCTGGTGTCCGACCTCCTGGGCTTCGCCCGGCCGGTCCACAATGTCCTTTACGCCAACAACGCGCGGGGCAAGAACGAGCAGGTCATCCTGTCCGCGCTCGCCGGGGTCATGGGCAGTCTCTCGCGCCTGGCGCAGGACCTGATCCTGTGGAGCATGCCGGAGTTCGGCTATTTCACGCTGCCGTCGGGCTTCTGCACCGGCAGCAGCATCATGCCGCAGAAACGCAACCCGGACGTCCTCGAGCTGGTGCGCGCGCGGGCGGCGTCGGTGTCGGCCTCCGCCGCGCTGGTCGGCGAACTGGTGCGCGCCGCGCCCTCCGGCTACAACCGGGATATCCAGGAAGCCAAGGGCCCCTTCATCCAGGGCTTGGCCGTGACGCGGGACAGCCTGCGGCTTCTGGGCCGGCTGGTCGGCGGGATCGAGGTCCACCCGGAGGCCCTGCGGGCGGCGTTCACGCCGGATGTCTTTGCGACGGACCGGGCGCTGGAACTGGTGGCCGACGGCATGCCCTTCCGGGACGCCTACCACCACGTCAAGGCGCACCTGGAGGACCTGGAACGGATGGATCCGGATGCCGCCGTCTCTCGGAAGACGCACCTGGGCGCGCCCGGCGGGCTGGATCTGCCGGCCGACCTGGTGCGGGGCCGCGAGATTGTACGGTTCGCGCAGGAAGAGCGGAAAAAGATCGAGAAGGCGTTCACCCGCCTCATGGGTGTGTCCTGGCGGTTGTAG